In Rhizobium sp. NLR16a, the DNA window CATGTCGGCTCCTGTATGTTCGACGCGAGCGGCTGTGTTGCTGGAGCGATATTGGCTGGTTATGGCATTGCCAACAATTGCGGCAATAGTTTCGATTTAATTGCAAAAACAGCAATTATAAAGCGACTCTCGGGCGGCACTTGGCCACCCGAGCTGAATGTTCGTCAGACTGCCCAGCAGGAGCAGCCGAGAGCGCCGAAGAAACCCTTGAGGTCGGTTATCGGGAGCTTGGATGTCCAGGCTCCGGCATGGTCGTGGCCGTGAACGCTGCAATCGTTGGCGCATCCGCATGTAGAGATAGCGGTGCGGCGCAGCGAACGAGCGCCCGCGCCTTCCGGTTCGCCCCAGGCCGCATAACCGCCGAACTTGCGGACAGGCGACCAGTCGGGCATGGCGGGGGGCAAATCGTTCTCGTCGAGCGTCTTGAAGTCACCCGCGCCGTAGACGATCTTGCCGCCGACCATGGTCAGTTCCGAGACGATGAAGGAGATCTCGTCTTCGGCGCAGGAGAAGAAGTCCTTGTCCGGCACCACGAGATCGGCGAACTGCCCTTTCTCGATGCGGCCCTTCTTGCCTTCCTCGTTGGAGAACCACGTGACCTTTTCGGTCCACATCCTGAGCGCCGTCTCGCGGTCGAGGCAATTGGCACGCGGATAGAGCTGCATGCCGCCGAGCGTCCTGCCAGTCACCATCCACGACAGCGAGACCCACGGATTATAGGAGGCGACGCGGGTGGCATCGGTGCCGGCCGAGACGTTCACGCCCTTGTCGAGCATCTTCCTGATCGGCGGCGTCGCTTCCGCCACGCCGTGCCCACAGCGCTCAACGAAGTATTCGCCCTGATATGCCATACGATGTTGTGTGGCGATACCACCGCCGAGCGCGGCGATACGGTCGATCGAGCGATCCGAGATGGTTTCGGCATGGTCGAAGAACCAGTTTAGTCCCTCGAGTGGAATGTCCCTGTCGACCTTCTCGAACACGTCAAGGGCACGGGAGATCGTCTCGTCATAGGTGGCGTGCAGACGCCACGGCCAGCGGTTCTCCGCCAGGACGCGGATGACCTCTTCCAACTCTCCCTCCATTTCCGGAGCCATCTCCGGGCGTGGCTGGCGGAAATCCTCGAAGTCGGCGGCCGAGAAGACAAGCATCTCGCCGGCACCGTTATGGCGGAAGTAGTCGTTGCCCTGCTTGTATTTGACCGACCGGGTCCAGTTCAGGAAGTCCTGCTTCTCTTCCTTGGGCTTCTGGGTGAAGAGATTGTAGGCGAGACGAACCGTCATCTGGTTCTCGTCGGACAGCTTCTGAATGACCTCATAGTCGTCAGGATAGTTCTGGAAACCACCACCCGCGTCGATCACGCCTGTCACGCCAAGTCGGTTCAACTCGCGCATGAAGTGGCGGGTAGAGTTGACCTGATAGTCCAACGGAAGCTTCGGGCCCTTGGCCAGCGTCGAATAAAGAATGCCCGCATTCGGCTTGGCCAGCAGCAAGCCCGTCGGGTTGCCGTTGACATCGCGGGTGATCTCGCCGCCGGGCGGGTTCGGCGTTTCACGGGTGTAGCCGACAGCGCGGAGAGCTGCGCCGTTGAGCAGCGCACGGTCATAAAGATGCAGAAGGAACACGGGCGTGTCGGGCGCGACCGCGTTGATCTCCTCGATGGTCGGGAGGCGTTTTTCCACGAACTGGTTTTCGGTGAACCCGCCGACGACGCGAACCCACTGCGGCGCGGGCGTGATCGCCACCTGGCGCTTCAGCATGTCCATCGCGTCGGCGAGCGAGCGCACGCCGTCC includes these proteins:
- a CDS encoding amidohydrolase → MTTRRSFLGGASSLAFSNLFSPAKTADPRQTGVDTMHPDLILHNGRVTTLDRTNPNATAIAIKDGLFLEVGSDSEIMALAGSSTKIIDLKGKRVLPGLIDNHTHVVRGGLNYNMELRWDGVRSLADAMDMLKRQVAITPAPQWVRVVGGFTENQFVEKRLPTIEEINAVAPDTPVFLLHLYDRALLNGAALRAVGYTRETPNPPGGEITRDVNGNPTGLLLAKPNAGILYSTLAKGPKLPLDYQVNSTRHFMRELNRLGVTGVIDAGGGFQNYPDDYEVIQKLSDENQMTVRLAYNLFTQKPKEEKQDFLNWTRSVKYKQGNDYFRHNGAGEMLVFSAADFEDFRQPRPEMAPEMEGELEEVIRVLAENRWPWRLHATYDETISRALDVFEKVDRDIPLEGLNWFFDHAETISDRSIDRIAALGGGIATQHRMAYQGEYFVERCGHGVAEATPPIRKMLDKGVNVSAGTDATRVASYNPWVSLSWMVTGRTLGGMQLYPRANCLDRETALRMWTEKVTWFSNEEGKKGRIEKGQFADLVVPDKDFFSCAEDEISFIVSELTMVGGKIVYGAGDFKTLDENDLPPAMPDWSPVRKFGGYAAWGEPEGAGARSLRRTAISTCGCANDCSVHGHDHAGAWTSKLPITDLKGFFGALGCSCWAV